The Amphiprion ocellaris isolate individual 3 ecotype Okinawa chromosome 24, ASM2253959v1, whole genome shotgun sequence DNA window ATGTTAAGGCATCTGACCCTCAGTTTATGTTAGATTAGTTTCCTTACAAACAGAGTAGTTAATCTAAAGTACTGAAAATTAAGTCACTCATACATTCACATGATTAGCGAAATCAGTCTCTGCTGGGATAAAATTATCCATGCCTGCATAATGTTCAGAATGTTCATCATCATCTGCTGAGATTGTGTGATCTGAATTAACACATTGACATGTTTTTTATAACTTCGCTTTTAACCTTCAGATTTTActtagttttaatttcaaaaaaactaatttcaaaCTGTTAATTGAGCTCACATTTGTTATGACCTGTTATTAACAGCTGCCACAGGTTCTTCATTGTGTTGTGTGGAAAAGTTTAGATCAAACTGTGACAAGTAACACTGTCTGCCCGAAGCTTAGTTCGTCTTGGCAATCTTCTGATTGTAGAAATCTTCGGCAGCTTGGGGAGAGTCAAAAGAGTGTCTATTCCCATCTGTGGTGATGACAAGTCTAGCTGGATAAAACAAGCTGTAGGTACCGTTAGCGTCtcagagttttcttttcactgggTTGAAAGCGGTGCGCCGTCTGCTGACCTCAGGGTTCATGTCTGGAAAGATGTGTATCTGGGACTGCTTGTATGTGAGTTGGCCTTTCGCTCTGCCAAGATCCAGTATCTTCTGTTTGTCTGCATAGTGATGCAGGTGAACAAGTATAGCACGGGGTCTCTCCTTTGCAATCGGCTCTTGGGCTAGTATATGATGTGCTCGGTCCATCTTGACCGGGGAATTGAAGTTGGAAGCACCCAGCACAGTGGGgaaaaactctgacaggaacctCGTCATGTTACCCtcctcagctccctctttaacACCAACAGCTGGAGGTTCTGTCTTCTGCTTCTATTTTCCAGATCAAGGTACCTGTCTTGTAGTTTCTTGTATTCTTTTGTGAGTGTTTGTTGGGTTTGCTCCAGCACTGTTACTCTACCTATCGTTACACTGAGTGTGGTCCCCATTTCTTCGTCGTTGCTGGCTGCGCCGATTGAAGCCGTGCTAGCTAGCCGGCTAGCTCATCATGCATGGCGTGAATGTCTGATGTTGTTTCTTTGCGAAGAGAGGACATATCAGCCTTTAGTTCCTTAAATGACATCGCAATCTCAGATTTAATCTCGGCCAGTCCCACTTCTCTGGAAGTCTGCAGTTCTTTACGCAACACCTGCAGAGAGCGTGTGGATTCAGATGTGTTCTCAGGTGTAGTCTCCATAGCGTCATCCGCCATCATCGAGCTACCAGTCACAAAGTAAGAAATAGTTTTCTGAagttgttttcttctctctttgctGAGATTCTTTATCATATATACAGGAGCTTGTTATACAGTGACATAAAGTCGGTGCATATCCAGTTTCCCAGTCGCCAGGGGTTCAAATGCCTATGTTACGAATATATTTTGTTGAAGCTCCCCTTGACTGCACCCTACTCCATCAGATGCAAACCGGAAGTCATTACAGACTTAAACATTGAATATCGTGTCTAAATGagtgaagtttaaagtttaacagctcCAGCGTGTGGCTGTAAGTTAAAAATAATTGGCTGCACTGAAAGTCACTGAGTGGGAAAATACATACAATAGCTCACAGCATGAACGATTTTCTACCAAAATTACTATCTGGaattatttgcagtaaaaagatttagatttttcataGTTCTACATGATAGCAACCTGTTGACAGAAGTAGGTGACACGtgatttgctcattttgtgcagtttctcatttgtgtaatttgttgtttttgattcaGAGATTCTGTCTGGGTGTCAAGACAAACTCAATTCTAACCTAAAGAAGAGGTTCCAGTGTGTATTTGAGGGCATAGCTAAAGCAGGACAGAAAACCTTCCTGAATGAGatctacacagagctgtacatcacagagggagggactgcagaggtcaatgatgaacatgaggtcagactgattgaagcagcatccaggaaagcagacagagcagaaacaaccaTCAGACCAGAAGACATCTTTAAAGACTCATCTGGAAGAGACAGACCAATCAGAACTGTGATGACACTGGGAGTGGCTGGCATCGGGAAAACAGTGTTAACACAGAAGTTCACTCTGGACTGGGCTGAAGACAAAAGCAACCAGGACATCCACTTCATGTTTCCATTGACTTTCAGAGAGTTGAATTTACTGACAAAGAGAAAGTTCAGCTTGGTGGAACTTGTTCATCACTGTTTCATTGAaaccaaagcagcagaaatCTGCAGCTTTGAAGACTTCCAGGTTGTGTTGATCTTTGACGGTCTGGATGAGTGTCGCcttcctctggacttccacaacaatgagatcctgactgatgttacagagtccacctcagtggatgtgctgctgacaaacctGATCAGGGGGAAGCTGCTTCCCTCTGCTTGCCTCTGGATAACCAcacgacctgcagcagccaatcagatccctcctgactgtgtggacatggtgacggaggtcagagggttcactgacccacagaaggaggagtactTCAGGAAGAGATTCAGAGATAAGAAGCAGGCCAGCAGCATCATCTCCCACATGAAGAAGTCACGAATCCTCCACATCATGTGCCAcatcccagtgttctgctggatcactgctacagttctggagaagctgctgagatccagagagggaggagatctgCCCAGAACCCTGACTGAGATGTTCATCCACCACCTGGTGGTTCAGGCCAAAGTCAAGAAGATCAAGTACGATGGAGGAGCTGAGACAGATCTagacagcaggaggatgatTGAGTCTCTGGGAAAACTGGCTTTTGAGCAGCTTCAGAGAGGAAACCTGATCTTCTATGAGTCCGACCTGACAGAGTGTGGCATCGATCTGGAAGCAGCCTCAGTGTACTCAGGAGTGTTCACACAGATCTTTAAAGAGGAGAGTGGACTGTACCAGGACAAGGTGTTCTGCTTCGTCCATCTGAGTgttcaggagtttctggctgcAGTCTACATGTTCCACTGTTACACCAACAGGAACCAGAAGGTTCTGGAGGACTTCCTGGGAGAAGACTGGAAAGACAAGAACAGAGACACTCTGGATGTGTTCCTGAAGAGAGTCATGGAGAAATCCCTCAGCAGTAAAAATGGTTACCTGGACCTGGTTTGTTCGCTTCCTTCATGGCCTCTGTCTGGAGTCCAACCAGAGACTCTTAGGAGGTCTGCTGGGTCGGACAGAGAATCATCCAGAAATGATCCAGAGAGTCATCAACAACCTGAAGGAGATGAACAGTTATGGAATGTCTCCAGAGAGAAGCATCAACATCTTCCACTGTCTGATGGAGATGAAGGATCTCTCAATACATCAGGAGATTGAAGAGTTCCTGCAGTCAGAGAACAGATCAGAAAAGGAACTCTCTGAGATCCACTGCTCAGCTCTGGCCTACATGCTGCAGATgtcagaggaggttctggatgAGTTGGACCTGAAGAAGTACAGAACAACAAGGGAGGGACAGTGTAGACTGATTCCAGCTGTGAGGAACTGCAGAAAGGCTCGGTGAGTCCAGATGTGATGAACATGATCAGTCAGTGTAGATCAGTAGTTCAGTTCTTCAGATGTTCTCACCAGAACATTCTCATTATTCTCAGTGTTCCACTTGTTTATTTCAAACATCACATGTCATCTGTGTTTAGTCTCAGATGTTCTTGAGATGTTTCTAATGCTGTGAAaatgtagatttattttagtTGATTGTATTTAAAGTAGTTAAATTAagaactgttttctgtttcattctaATAATTGTTCATCTgatagttttttcttttgtgtttcttccttTGACTGATGGAGGAAACATGCAGATCTactgaaacacatgaagaacTGTAGATGTTCTTGTCCAGGTTTTATCACAGCATCACTTTATCACAACATGTTGGAGGTTCAgacagttttcagtgaaaacactCAAGTTATTATGACATGAGGATCTTCTGAAAGCAGATTTTATTCACTCCTCTGTGGAGTTAAAAATATGATCTGAATCATTTTCTAAAGTCTGGGAGAACAACTTGAATggattttcagtatttttcttgAGTTgctctttatttattctttttgtatAAGGTTTCATTCATCTAAAAGATTTAGAAGTTGTTTTGCAGCACTAGATAGTTAAACAGATAATTCCTCTAATTTAAACTAGTATCTAAGTTTACCTGAAGCAGCTGCTTTGGTCACACGTGACAATGATGAGATAATATTGATGCTGAAACAATGATTTGGTTTCTCAGGTGGAGAATAATCCAGAGATCAGTGAAGTGATTCAGTCACTTGTCCAACAGTTTCTATCTAAAACTTGTTAACTTGGACATGAGACTCCATAAAGTACTGATCATACAAAGACTGATGCATTTTATTGTCCAGTGTTTATGTCTTTACTCATCTTCAGTTTCTCACAGAAAGAAACTCAGGTTATCAGAGCAGAATGGTAGAAGTCAGACTGTTTCCAGAGATCTGATTCACTCAAAGGTCAGAGTTGTGTTTTAAAGCTACAAACCCTGATGACATGTTTGTGAGACGTTATGGTGGAAATAATTCAGCTATATTGgtttgttctttgtgtttctgctgaacAAGTTTctcagaatctggagaagaataTTGAGGAGAAAAGTTGACTCAGTCGTCTGTCGTCACATGAGAATATTTCCTGATGTTCATATTAATGATGTTCAGGTGTGATGTTGTCCAGTGATCAGTTTGATTTGTGTAGCGTTTGACAGCAGACTGTAAATGTTGAGTGATGGAGGTGaagctgacagcagcagatcCACAGCAGAGACATCATCATCTTTCAGTTGGAACTGTAAAGTCCCAGTAAAAACAGTGGACAGAAAATGTTCTTCTGATCCAGATGTTCTCCTGAGAACTTTGTGGAGTCAGACATGGATCAGATCACACTGACAGAGTGTGGACAGTATGGAAGCCTGAATGGAAGTCCAtcttctgtcctccatctgCAGATTCAACATTTAGATTATTTATATTTCTATAAAATTATTCCAGATTCAGAGTGTGCAGGTGTGAGAGAAGCTGATGAGAATTCAGTTTCATGTCAAATACAGAGAAGATCAGCTGAACCACTGATGTGTCCAAATGTTCTGCTATCAAACTCACGAACGAAatataaaatgtttgatttcatgttaatatgttttgtcatttatgtatcATTACAGACTTTCTCACTGTGAACTCTCAGAGAGTCACTGTGAAGTCGTGGcctcagctctgaagtccaacccctcccatctgaTAGAACTGGACCTGAGCTGGAACCagaacctgcaggattcaggagtgaagCATCTTTCTGATGGACTGCAGAGTCCAAACTGTAAACTGGAGACTCTCAGGTCAGTTCACTCACTGTTTTCAATATATTCAAATGAAATCCTGGTTTGTGGTTCGTAAATTTTCAGTGGAAGATTTGAATGAGACAAAGCTATGAAGCTGAtttccacagaagaagaaggtgatggaataaatgaaagaatgtAGAGATTTGATGTTGATCCTGTAATGAGAGAGTGGACTGAGGTCAGCAAATGTTATTGATGTGTGGACATGAATAGGTGGATGAATGTTGTGCTGACATGTGGATGATGTGTGTAGAAGGCTGACATGATGATGATCCACaataacagaaggacaaagtcACTCTGCTGCTTTTAGAGAAAAGCTGATTGATGAGGACAAAGTAATGTTGAGCTGCACATTCAGAACCTGAACACATCTGATGGATCATCAATGATTTTATCtgcatcttttattctttattcagattggagagctgcagtttgtcagagatcagctgtgattctctggtctcagctctgaagtccaacccctcccatctggaacatctggacctgagtgAGAACAACCTGCAAGATTCAGGAGTGAAACATCTGTGTGGCTTTCTGGAGAGTCCAGACTGCATCCTGAAGGATCTGAGGTCAgacatcatgttttctttgtgtgctgAGATGAATGTGATGTAAAGTTGAGGTGACTCTAAACTGCAGCCATCAGGCTGATGTTCTACTGATCCTCACTGAGGATCTTCATGGTAacgtctgttttcttcttctctgctttcGTCCTTTGACTGTGGCAGAGAAATGTTGAGCTGCACATTTCAGAACAACTTCAGCTCATATCTGACCTCATGTTTCTCTTCAATTCAAACTgacagcagcaactaacagttgtttttattattgatgGAGCTGTCAGTTATTTCAGTAGTTTAGTTCATCAGatgttaaaaactgaaaaatgttgatcccAGTTTGTCAGAGTTGAAGGTGACGTCTTGAAATGTCTGGTTTTGTTCcagcaacattttaaaaccacaaatattcagtttaatgtggTAGAAAAGATAAAGTGTTGATAGTGAACAAAGTAGAACCAGTTTGATGTTTTACTGGATAAATGAGTGAAACCATGATGgaaatgtttctgatgttttgttcattgGTGCACATCAGACTGAAAGtttgatgcaaaaaatgcaTGTGCGAGCAAGGCTGCCTACAAACCTGACTCAGTTCCACTAAGctgaaatggtgaaaaaaaaaaataaaataaataaaaaattttgatTTTGTCAGACAGTGTGACAATGTGTCTTTTTATACAATGTATGTAAACTTCTGGTTTCAACTGTATTTCCATAAAATTATTCCAGATTCAGAGTGTGCAGGTGTGAGAGAAGCTGATGAGAATTCAGTTTCATGTCAAATACAGAGAAGATCAGCTGAACCACTGATGTGTCCAAATGTTCTGGTATAAATACATGAACGAATTataaaattgttgttttcatgttaCTCTTGGATGAAGCCATGTGATGTTTTAGAAAGTGAAATGTTCAAATCCAAGATACCTCAATTGGCAGCAAAAGTTGTGACAGTTGATGAACAGTTGAAGTCATTTATCAGGAACAATGGGAAcattttctgcttcagtttctgctgattttcttcttttctctgctttgtgtcatttgaaaatgaagatgtttgtgtttgagaaaAGAGTTTGAAGACGTCACCTGGTCctctgaaaactgtgatggacaCTTTCCACTATCAATGACAGATGGATCAATAATGAAATCATCTGAATGTAGAGTCCTGATTGAAACGTCTCcatggttccagaacatgaagATATTTTAGGGTCTGGAGCCTCATTTTGTCCACGTTTccttcttgtgtgtttgtgtgactctgagcagaaagtgaaataaatgtccGAGTGTTTTTCCTGGTGTTTGTTGCTCAGCATGAGTTTGTGTGGATGGAGCCAGtggtggagctgcagagtttcagagCTGAAGTCACTCCGTCTTTAttgaagcagcagcatgttgtcattaatattaatgaagCTCTTCTTCACTGCTTCTGTTGGACTGTTTGAAGCTGCATCCTGTTGGCTTCAGCTGTTTGGAGTTTCCATTTTCTAAACTTGGACGTTCTGAAGCTTCTTCAGCTCTGAACTCATGATGAAACTCTGAATGATTTCAATCAGGAACTTTGTCTCCTCAACtcacatcttttattctttattcagattGGAGGGCTGCAGgttgtcagagatcagctgtgattctctggtctcagctctgaagtccaacccctcccatctggaacatctCAACCTGAGCTGGAACaagctgcaggattcaggagtgaaacATCTGAGTGGTTTTCTGGAGAATCCAGGCTGCATCCTGAAGGATCTGAGGTCAGTTCACTGTCTGTCTTTTACTGTTGTAGATCTGATGTGTTTAATGACAACTGAAGCTCATTTATGTTCAACAGAACTTCCATCCATGAAGCTGTAAATCTGCTCTggttcatattttctgttttctttagtgTGTTGTGACAAGAGACGATTGTTTGGAGCAGAAAGTGTAGAAAATGTTGAGTCTTAGCAgtgaaagtaaataaatgtttgtaatttGTGCTGAAGAGTCACATCTGGATCCAGAAGATCTTCTGAACTCAGATCAGTTTGAAGTGACAAAGTTTAGTGAGTGAAGTAGAAAtatttctttggtttgtgttgagttttctTTGACTGATCCTGATCCTGTTGATGATGCAGCATGTTATTGATGTGTGGACATGAATAGGTGGATGAATGTTGTGCTGACATGTGGATGATGTGTGTAGAAGGCTGACATGATGATGATCCACaataacagaaggacaaagtcACTCTGCTGCTTTTAGAGAAAAGCTGATTGATGAGGACAAAGTAATGTTGATCTGCACATTCAGAACCTGAACACATCTGATGGATCATCAATGATTTTATctacatcttttattctttacgCAGATTGGAGGTCTGTAGtttgtcagagatcagctgtgattctctggtctcagctctgaagtccaacccctcccatctggaacatctggacctgagaggaaacaaactgcaggattcaggagtgaaacATCTGTTAGATCTTGTGGAGAATCCAGACTGCAGCCTGAAGACTCTGAGGTCAGTAGAAGGTTCCATCagtctctgctgctttcagcagttttctactAAACACAGTCAGTATCAAAGCAAAGATCCAGAGTCTCCTgtaaacctgcagcttctcagTCAAGCTCTGAGAGCagaacagtgacagaaacacagagacagcagtcagccaatcagaggagccacaagcttgttgtcatggtgtGTTTGAGTGGATGTGAAGccgactgttgttgttgtgttgatgtgtttagGAAATCAAGCTGATTCCAGCTGACAGCCTTCCAGATGTGCAGAGACAGTGGTCCTCCTTCATCAAAGTGTCCATCAGATCTGATCTCACTGTTTGTCATCTCATTTAAACagtgatcagctgatcagtctGATGTTTGTCACAGCTCTAAGATCAGTGAGACTGAAGCCTGCAAACCAGCAGCTCTTATTTCACAGCAGCATCATCTCATGTAGGAACCATGAGGTGCTTCTACAGAGCAGAAGCTCTGCTCAGGTCCAGCAGTCACATCTGGATCTGTGTCCTTGTGTCTGATTCTTCCAAATGTGTTGACTGACAGCCTCCACGTTGGTTTGTCAGCTGATGTTTGAGGGCCAGATGAGATGTTGATGGACACTCAGAGACTGTTGGTTTAAATGGAGCAGCAGTAAATCCATGAGTGAAGAGGTTTGTGCAGTAATGAAGCTTGATGactgtcagcagtttgtttccacTGTGAAATGTGCAGAGAAACACACCTGATGCTGAcagtgtgtgcaggtgtgtgagCTTGAAGCTCAGTGTGTTCACTTCAACACATTaacatgaagctgctgctctgaacaCAGCTGAAGTCCTGATGATCTGCTGATCAAACTCATTGATCTCCTctgttctttcttctctctgcagctgggAGTGATGCTGATCAGGACGGTGTTTGTGCTGAGAGGATGAAGTGTGTCCTGATGATCCAGAggttgaagcagcagcagctggtgtgtAGAGACTCTGACTGGACCatgttactgggaggtggactgGGAACCAGTGTAAAGTGTGTTGTTGTCACTGTGTAGTTTAGTGTTGCAGCTCCACACTGTGAATGATGGAGAACTGCAGTTAATGTTGACATGAAACGTTGGAGGTTGATGTCAGGTTGCAGAGTGTGCAGTAAGTTTCAGGATGTTTCTGTCACTGCAGGATCATATTTCATTTGACTTTCtatttcctgctgcagtcaaagTTGTTGAGCTTCTCTACCTGCAACACATTGAGCTGATGAGAACAAAGTGTCCTGGAAACATGTCAGCTGAAGCCTTGGTGCCCAGAGAGAGTTTCATGAAGCACATTTTAGTGGTTTTTGATCCCATCATGTTGAGGAGACAACCAGCTCTGAAGATGAATCCAGTTTAGTCCTCAAAGGTCCAGAAGCAGCTTGTTGAGCTCAGAGTTCATATTTAATGTCAACATCCTTTGACCTTTCTGAGctccagtaaatgtttgttcTAGTTTCTCTCTTCTTCACCTTCAGTTGGTTCCTCGTGTTCAGAAGCTTCCAGATCACTGatattctttgttttctgagctgctgctttctTTAAATCTCTCCAAAGATTTTAACTGGGATTAAATCCAGGACTGAGACGAACCTCCAGGACTTTCCAGGAAGGAATCCTGGAGCAGGCTTTGGTGGACGTTTGCTTTGGATGCTGGTCCTGCTGAAAGTCCAGTGAGCTTCAGTTTCCTCACATTGTTCTTGTAACCATCCTGGTGTTTGAGAGAATccatgctgctgctcacatgctCTAGTTTA harbors:
- the LOC129348256 gene encoding LOW QUALITY PROTEIN: NACHT, LRR and PYD domains-containing protein 12-like (The sequence of the model RefSeq protein was modified relative to this genomic sequence to represent the inferred CDS: deleted 1 base in 1 codon), with translation MTTPQEVLLRTLKELGDEDFENFKWYLNQEGVLGDFKSIPKSHLEKTNRVNTVDQMVQIYGTTNAIKVTEKVLMKMNKIDLVRKISGTIKEPTEILSGCQDKLNSNLKKRFQCVFEGIAKAGQKTFLNEIYTELYITEGGTAEVNDEHEVRLIEAASRKADRAETTIRPEDIFKDSSGRDRPIRTVMTLGVAGIGKTVLTQKFTLDWAEDKSNQDIHFMFPLTFRELNLLTKRKFSLVELVHHCFIETKAAEICSFEDFQVVLIFDGLDECRLPLDFHNNEILTDVTESTSVDVLLTNLIRGKLLPSACLWITTRPAAANQIPPDCVDMVTEVRGFTDPQKEEYFRKRFRDKKQASSIISHMKKSRILHIMCHIPVFCWITATVLEKLLRSREGGDLPRTLTEMFIHHLVVQAKVKKIKYDGGAETDLDSRRMIESLGKLAFEQLQRGNLIFYESDLTECGIDLEAASVYSGVFTQIFKEESGLYQDKVFCFVHLSVQEFLAAVYMFHCYTNRNQKVLEDFLGEDWKDKNRDTLDVFLKRVMEKSLSSKNGYLDLFVRFLHGLCLESNQRLLGGLLGRTENHPEMIQRVINNLKEMNSYGMSPERSINIFHCLMEMKDLSIHQEIEEFLQSENRSEKELSEIHCSALAYMLQMSEEVLDELDLKKYRTTREGQCRLIPAVRNCRKARLSHCELSESHCEVVASALKSNPSHLIELDLSWNQNLQDSGVKHLSDGLQSPNCKLETLRLESCSLSEISCDSLVSALKSNPSHLEHLDLSENNLQDSGVKHLCGFLESPDCILKDLRLEGCRLSEISCDSLVSALKSNPSHLEHLNLSWNKLQDSGVKHLSGFLENPGCILKDLRLEVCSLSEISCDSLVSALKSNPSHLEHLDLRGNKLQDSGVKHLLDLVENPDCSLKTLSWE